gCATCCAATTTCTAATAAAAAGGATCTATTAGATAGGCTATATGATAGTTTAATATTCTCAAAGTTTGACTTAAAATCAGGATATTGGCAAATTCAGATTGAGAAATCTGACAGatataaaacaacattcaaTGTCCCTATAGGACATTATGAATGGAATGTTATGCcgtttggattaaaaaatgctccatccaaatttcaaaaaactatgaataatatcttcaatccttatagcacatttataattgtttacattGATGATATATTAGTctattcaaaaacaattgaaacccattttaaacatttaaatatgttcaaaacaataataactcaaaatggattagtaatttctaaaccaaaaatgaatcttttcaaaacaagaataagGTTTTTAGGTCATATCATTGAAAAAGGAAATATTACTCCTATTAATAGGAACATAGAATTTGCGGAAAAATTCTCTAATATAATCACTGATAAAACACAGTTACAAAGATTTTTAGGCAGCCTAAATTATGTGGCTCCATACTATAAAAATCTAACAGAAGATACATCAATCTTATATGAAAGACTGAAGAAAAATCCAAAGCCATGGTCAAACCATCATACagatgttattaaaaaaattaaaaataaagtaaaggtacttccttgtttaatgataagtaacccAAATTGGGAAAAGGTAATTGAGACTGACGCCTCTGATATAGGATTTGAAAGAATATTAACTCAACTAGATCCAGAAACAAAACAAGTCTATCTTGTCAGATTCCATTTAGGAAAATGGAACAATTCTCAAAAGAAGTACGCGACAGTCGCCAAAGAAATTCTTGCAATagtcaaatgtgttttaaaattccaaattgatttatataatcaaaaatttattatacgaaCAGACTGCAATGCAACTAAATTCATGTTCCAGAAAGACTTTAAACATGATGTATCAAAATAAATGTTCGCCAGATGGCAAACTCATTTAgccccatttgattttgaaataacataCAAAAAATGGATAAATAATAATCTTCCTGATTTCTTGAcccgtgaatttttaaatttataggaATGAGCGGAAGGGGTTATGAATCTTTCTCTAATAGAGGAAGAGGATCTTCCTCTATTAGAGGAAGAGGGCGGGGCAGAACACCAGAGATCATATCTCAATATGGTAAACAAAAGCTGATAGCAATGGATCTCTCTCAAAGTACGGACAATCAAAAGGACAATCCAACGTACGCCATAATACTGGGAGATGAAGAATCAAAATCtaataatattggatttatgagaaatgaatataaagaaattatatttctcctaGAAGAAAAAGTTCTCAAATGGAAAAGTGAGCCATGGAAAATAATGCAAAGGTATTTGGATAATACATCCACACCATTGAGGACTTATAAGACCCAAATATTTTATgaacaaatatttattcaaagtgggtcatgtgaaatatcacatttctctggcgcaaacaaagaaatttataatttcagcaaaataataataaaaaagacaatttcCTTCGAAGATTGGGGAATATCcccaatgaaagaaagagaattacCGTTTAATAAAACAAcgacaatcaaatttaattattgggattatTGTGATGCCTTCAATAAGGCACTaaattatgagaataataaatataattcatgGTTCATCAAGGTATGTGCGAATGTCTATAGAGGAGACATTCCCCACTAGTTCATAGACTGGTTTTACTGTTTTGGTCCTAGCTCAAAGGTTTTACCAGAAGAAATCAAGGTCCTATTTGATAAATGGAGAGAGGTATCTCCCCAGCTTCTGAAAAAACAAGaagctaatttatatattgaaggaATAACTTCATGTTTCTTTTTACTGAATTTTCCATTCCCTGGATTTGGAAATGGATTCCTGAATTTGGTTATACCAAAACAGGCATTCCTTGTCTATTTAGATCATCTCACtataaattttgggataaaataatgagaatagATCAGGAAACAAATGAACGATTCGGGAAGGAGACAATGGACCTCCTACACCAGCAAATAAGTATGTATGAAGAAAAACGATAAGTAGCTGAAGCACCGTCCCCGTTTGATTATATCTCCAAAAAATTTTGAATGAGGTCAGAGAACTTATCAAAAAGCTAGATGATATCTGCATacattgaagaaatgaagaaaaactttatgtctaaatttgaagatgataataaatcaaacaaatcagattCAACTATGGCATCTGATTATCTCCAAGACGCTCAAAGTGATGTCGGAATTGAAGACATTTTCGAAGCAATCAAAGACACCTTGGTTGAAAATTTTTCAAGAAAAGACGTTGGATCATCATCGTCCAGCCAGTTCAAGACTTAAAGAGGAAACAAGATCCGTAAGGTGCGGGAaaaacttatcccgggaatccCGAGAGGCACTGTTTGCAGAAAAAGAAGACAAGATCCGTAACTTGTGGAAaaaacttatcccgggaatcTCGGGAGTCACTGTTCAAGTTTTAAACTTTTGTAAAATGTTTTCCTATAAATAGTTGTTCATGTTTGGTTGGTAGGGGAGGCGAAAAACGACCCCTGAAGTCTGTATTGTACTCTCTATCTATCACTATCACCCTGTTGTAATATATTTCAAGTTGGATCAATAAAAGTTGGAAGGACAGTGTGTTTAGCCTTTAATTCCGGGTACGTTTTTATTCTCTCTACGTATTTAACTATATGCTTTAAATGTTAAGCCTAATAGGCTAATTTAGTTTAGTGTTGATCATGTCGGCTAACTACCCtacctaaaaaaaaattaataaataattaaagctTATCTTAGAAGTTTGAATGGACATCAAGTATGGATTTGAAGTGCCGAtcccttttataaaatggtactttaattttgtgttcctgTTTAGTCCTATTTGGCCACTATTTAGGCACAGGCACGTTggacattttaaattaaagttaagtaTCCCGAACCCAACtgttatttcaattttatgcAGGTATCAAGTTTTCAAGTACTCATTCCATCACTATGCAgattattttgttattcaaatCTATTAGATActagtattttataatttgaccTTCAACTATGCACTTAGGTTTCATTTCCTCCATTCTATCACACAAATTAAGATATTATCGAGAATTGTATTTATCTGCATCTATTGCTTGAAAGAATCAAGAACCAAGATTCCGAAGAAAGAAACAGCATGCACAATTCAAAAGATTTTCGTTTAGTTTGTAAAATTTTCAGATAGTGCATCTTAAACCTATCATTCAGCTGGAATAAAGAGTTTcacaaattaaatttcaaacaaataactTAACTTGAAAAGGCCACTTTAGGTGGTCACATGAAACCTAGATTCTAGTGAATACGAAACATACACCCCATAACTTTGGGGACGACTCCTAATAATacttaaatgaaaaaaagatttGAGATTTAACATAAGGCATAGATTAATAAgatgaattataaattttgaaatggtCTTAGAACTCTACAAGTGAGATTCACTGCCAGCCAAGTCATTCTAATTCCAAATTACAACAGTTTCTAGTATGCAGTAATAAACCATGTAACTAAAGCagctatttatttatatgtgaAAGATTTCTACTTTTTATTTTCCCCTCAATCTTTGATTGTTTGTTTCTTCATCTTTCCATCATCAACACTTTTCTTCGTCTGTCaaagaaaaatacataaatCTTGATCAGATTATACTTCAGTTATCAATCATATTCTATAATcgcaaacaaaaaaaaacagtgACTTGTATAACACTCATTTGAAATCACTTATTTTTGTTTCCGAATAGAACAAACAATAAATCTATtaagttttgttttcaaatataatcTCAATATGAAATCTGGTTATGAAGAAGCATGTGATATTCACATaaggataaaaaaaacattgaaggtatattatcaaatttaagatatatatttatctatatctactcacatttattttctttctttttcttgaatTCTTCTTAGCATTGGTTACAGCTGCTTCAGCTGCTATAACATCGACGGAGACTAGACTTTCCAATCAAGGGTAGAAATCAAAAAAAGGTCCCAAATCATTTAACATAATATCTTCAACTGACTCATCTTCTAAGTTATACCAAACAAGCGAAATATAATCCATCTGCAGCAGTACTTTCTTACCACTTTTTGAATAAGCAAGCGGTTTCACAGACTGGAAATTTGGGCTGTCCGTCTGAGGTTCTGCTGCCGGCAATGAAATTAATTTCGACCAATATTCATTCTTCCCACCATATtcatttaataaccaaacatcCACGACATTTGAGTAGTAATGACAAGATAATGATAagtattcttcaaaattattcaaacatataatataatgagGACCACTGTACTTAGGCAGTGGAATTACTCGGTATTTCTCTGTACCAAGATTAAAGGCAACAATCCAActtttctcttcctcttctatATTTCCTGAAATCCAGTGCAGAGCTCCACAAGCCATGACATTTTTACTTTCAAAATTTGGACAGTGATGAAACTTCTCTGACATATGCCACGAATTTGATCTCAAACTATAAACATTAATCTCGTAATTGATGATGTCCCCTTGAGCATCTCTACCCAACACAGTTCTCACCACTCTGTAATCGTCATTGGTGTTATCGTAACCAAATCCATAAGATCTATCATAGCAACTGCTAGAAGGATTGGCATAAGGCAGTTTTATAGACTTTTTTGTTGATAAATTCCATAAATAGACAGTGTCATCAATGGAATTTGACAAGCAGATCAATCCGTGACAGGAGCCGATTGTATACCACCGATATCTAAACGGATGGCCATCGATCGGATGGTTAATGACCTCCGGCGGTTGAAGATCGTGGTCGAGGGAATACAAATTCCACCGAAAGAATTCGTGGCCGGTTATCAGGAATAGACTAAGATTGCTCTTGGTTTGGACTGATCTGTTCAGATGCAATTTGACGAAACGAGGGCTACTAATTAGAGAAAGCCAAGATTTAGAAACGCACCTTAAACGGAGCAGAGACTTAACAGGCAATCGACAAAGAACGTTTTCTAGAATCTCATCCGGAAAGAATGACGCCATCTTCTACAGACAGAAGAACAAATGTGAAAAATTCAAACTTTCTTAATCACAGATCTTCATCTTTGGATTGACCAAGAACcctaaatcaaataattagagTTAGATTGTATTCAGTATCATCTTTGGATTGACCACCACTTCTTTTTATCTTCTCAAACTTCTAATTAAgagtatataattttattaaacaaacaatTTCAACAACTACTTTTAGCGAAGTTTAATAGAGTtctatgaaaagaaaaataactgtctttgtttcttaaatttatgattttttttttttaaaaaaagggtataaccataataaataaataaaattgaacttgaaaacatgataaatattattataacattttattaaatagaaagaTATAATAGAAAGAATATtgtattgaataatatatagcattaaatcatttatttaatatatagacattacaattttaaaaattttaatataataataataatattcgtTTTCAAATTAAGATTAAAGAGAATTGGACAACTTAAAATTGTAAtgagattataaatattaataatatattttactaggttaataaatttaaaagggTTAAGATTCatctaataataaattagtgaaaaaaacataaatttatatgtattGATTGCGggaatgaaacaataattggaaaaaaaaattcaaaattactCGTGATTGTTGTAATTTTCTAACGACATAATGAcattgtatttattaaataaattaacgaAAAATGTAGAATTATGTTAGTATTGATTGTTGGGGGTGTAATAATAACTTAAAGATAATTTTGATGTTACTTGTGTTTCGGACATAAATGCCGAAACGCTAGGGTGCCTATCTGACCCGATCATTGAAAAGGTTGATAGAAAATACGGTCCtacggtctcggtccctccttccacacacATCTCCAACACCACGTTTCCGCTCCAACTCTTCCTTCACCTGTCATAAAATCCGTTGGCTGGattcctacaccacacaagcatagtgagtctacgGACCCAGCAAGCATTTATAAGAAAACCATTTAAGTCATTGCATCCATGAGGGTTTTTAAGGGTATCTCATCAGTCAATCATGTATAGTTGCATACTGAGCACATATTCGGGTCCTTAGCCCGGAGAGGCTGAATCTCCGGGGTGGGCATCCCTTCGTCAATTCCTCCAGCCAATTTGAGAGCATCGGACCACCAGAGCTCATCCTGCGTGGCCATCCTCTCGTATCCGTCAATTCCTCCATGATTATCTCTTAGATTCCATAGCCCTTAACTCAAAACCATCCTTCTTTAGAAAACTatggacttgcaatgaaaacatgctttgaaaccaaatgcatcgtttatataaaatacatgataaataGCACTGTGTGGGTTTTAGAAAGCGTATAGAAAAGTATTTGCCTTAGAATTCCTTGTTTGCGGAATCTTCGGTCGGACCACTCGGCCCTGGGTGCCATCATCCACGGTCGTAGATCTCGGTCTGGACCGCAGATTCCTCGGTCAAGAAAAACGTGATTTTAGGGTGTGACAAACTACCACCCTTATAATGAATTTCGTCCCCGAAATTCGATCATAAAGGAAGTACAAATAGTGTGTGTTTGTGAAAAATAGTTTCATGAAAAACATTACTTCCAACCATTatgaaaaacgatttcatgtcatgcaaaaacatcatttaaaaacaatttacagACATGAAGGCCTTGGAGGTGCATCTGCAGGAGCATATGTGTGAAAGTACTAAGGTTCGGAAccgttgctctgataccaagttgtTACGCCCTAAATTCCTACTTTCATGCACCTAAATCAAGGCAATTTCGGACATAAATGCGGAAACGCTGGGGTGCCTATCTGACCCGATCATTGAAAAGGTTGATATATTGTCGactaaataaccaaaaaaaaatcttatatgttTCCCAAAAGactaacaaataaaatagaCAATAACTACTTATAAGAAACAAcatctaataaaaataactatagAGTTTCagataactttaaaaaaaattaggagtagaaattattaagaaaatatataaaaaaaattaggagtagaaattattaaaaaatatatataataataataaatttattagagCACTTCATTCATTACTAAAATAATAGGGATGAAGACAGCAAATACTAATATTCTTTTActtcaaatataaaacataGTTCTAATATTCtgttaaaatagaaaaaatattgtaagtattacatagtttatgtttttgttggattttgtcCTCTAGTTGGAGAGACCTAAGTTCGTGGGAGTTTTATTTAGGTTCACATTATATAATGTGAAGAgacattatttttctatttttcatttaaagtaACTGAGTTTTGAGAATAACAAGAGGGATTAGagcaaaaacatatttaaaagttTGAGGTAGTAGCCGGAGAAGATTTCCGTTTGCCGAAATTTGCAACGTTTGATCGACTTCAAACGTTGACAGCttgttgattattttttggGCTACGTTTTAAacgttgattttttttttttaagttctaAATCAGTTTAAGAGAAATCAGAAttacataattgataaattaattcataaacgtTCTATTTTGAAGAATACATTTTCCCATTATGTTTAATCTATAAACATTATACTAAGTTTACaaggaaactaatatattaaaaatttaataataatattcacaCCATTTCttactataataaataaataaattgagggAGATCATAAGCACAATTTTGATATTGACATCAATTAGtagtaaaaaaaagtatttgacTTGAAGTAAAAAAGTTGGACATTGAATTTTAATGTTCATGGATAAATTGTAACACTAGATCTCATATTTCATCCCATTGCGTAAGGTTATatggattatatataaattgaggggaatataagaatatttttagaatattaggCTATCAAAGGGGAGCCCTTGCAAATTTGTGCAGGCTTTTTTAGGGTAACCAAGTCATAGACTTTAGATATTTCCCTCTCAAAGAATAACAAATACTTTAAAAGCATAATTAACTCATTGTGacaaattagtttttattaatattaaactttaaatattatatttgtaatatttggAATGAGGATATTGTAACCAaggctgtcaaaatcgagagtttacgtaaaatcgttttTTAgttgtaaaatcgtaaaatctagagtttacatgaaatcgtaagagtttagtttgaaaaaataataattattatttatatatataattaaatattttatacttattcaattttaaaaaattatatattttaatataaaataaattaaaaaataataataagtaaataacactataaaaaattatacttacaaaattaattatattaattaattaatttaaataaataataaatttatttttaattttttaaataaaagtttatttattttaagtaaaatcgtatagaatcgtaaaatcgtaattatttataaactcgtaaaatcgtaaaatcttattatggtaaatttaaaatcgtaagagtttacatatttaagagtttacttaaaatcagactcgttagcataatgtaaaatcgtaaaatcgtaagattttaagagttaactcgagattttaaccgCCTTGATTGTAACCATCAATTTGGAGGAATTCTTAAAGATAACTAGGTGGTCCACTAGTAGCTGCAAGCAAATGAAGCGGGTTGGAAACCTCCGATATGTTTTGAGCAACCATGGCCTTCACATTCTCGAGAGACCCTTTGAGCTGCTCAAGTTGAAGATATGTCATCTTCTCAATTGAACCCTCCCACCACCTATGTTCCCTTCCATGCTGCAAGGCTCGAGTCACCGCCTCCCCACGCCTTTTCTCCACCTCCAATTGTTCCTGAACCTCCATGAGTCGAGTATTCATATCCCTTATGTTAGACATCCGGTGAGCCTCCACTAGTTGTTGGGTCTCATGAGAAAGCCCGGAGGACAAGCCATGAGTACCCATGAATCGATCAACCAATTCCTCAACACTTGGGTGACCGAATGAGTACACCTTCTTCCCCGGAGAGAAGACGATAACCAACATCTCAGCAGCACAAAGTGTAGTCAGTTCACTGGACTTCTTAAATAATCCAGTTCTTCTCTTGGAGAAGGTAACTTGAAGGTTGCTCTCATTTTGCATTTTGGTCATAGTGATTTTTTTACGCCCTTTGCTTATCCTCACCATAGCTTTTTAAATTGCAAATTAAGGATGtttagatgaaatatgaaagaGGAGATGTGTGTATGCATGGATTAGGGAGGgcctatttatataattaaattcaagATTGCCAAGCTCCTATGCTATTTGTGTGTGAAATTCCTAATCAAAATTATCTAATCTAGTGATGTAAAAAGCTCCACATGGAccaactatttaaaaaaatatatttttactaaatcCATATTCcatgtattaaattttttactttattttgcatattttttttcttatattacaAAATTCTTTACCtgtattgtatatttttattatatcattaaTGAAAATCTTAATAGTATTTCTTTCCgtaaattatttaagaataaataaatattaaagatgttacttaaaaaatattgtttaatgtagtgtataatttgattaatatgcatttatctttttaatttttctattgaGTTATAAATTCGAGAATTGGTAAACAATATTAATGTAACAATTCTAACTGTTCTAactattttacataaatatttatctttatcactttatttcataaattaatagttatcgagaattattatatttttgtttaaaagagAATTACATTTCTTAGAGTTATGCAATGTAATATATTCTAGATTTAGAGTAGGTTCAATTTGTCTAACTTAGGTTGTGTgaaagatataaattataaagagaaAAGTCAATTGAAATTACATAGATTATTGTAATTTGGTTTAACATATAACATAAACAAtgaactatatttatttttaattttgtatgtgtAGTAAgaatatagtataataataaaataataatacaaactcttacactatttatttatctattattctcattttgttatttgatttttatataaattttatccattactatatatcattttagtattattattagtattcttaattagaatatttaaaataattaaggagATTTTGATTTAGTATaacaaattgattaaaatatattttcattacaaggaaaattgtaatttaattattattaattgaataaaaaaattaatataaataattttaatttaatatatatatattaaattgagaatattaattgtaatatatatatatatataaattattacttcaattaaaataaaatatatatttcaattgatccttttgaacaaaatataacatttattttacatttaaaaaaaataaaagagaaaacacacaaacaaaaaaaataaatatatatatatatatatatatatatataatccaaatATACGacatatataaacattaatgaACATAACGAGTTTTAATATTCTGGAAGAACAAGAgaactataatataatttgaaacttCATTAGTGTCATTAGAGGTTACTAGAATGATTTACTTCATTAGTGTCATTAGAGGTTACTAGAATGATTTCCATATTTTGATTCTGTTCTTCGAAAAGAAACGTCATCTctaataattttgttgttatCTACTAAAACAACTTGAAATGTTTCAAAAAAGTAGGCATACGGCGTACAAAAAGTTCATATCCTTCTTTATCTCtaaaatctctaaaaaaaaatagtgtccTAACCATCCAACCACTATTCCATCCCCAATATTTATGGGGCCTGCTCGGAATAATCCCCTTGGCTAGATTATTACCAATGTAATCATAAAAAGCTATTTTTCAGGAATCTTATACCAAACTTCTACTAAACTTTGAATTTCAGCTGGACCAACACTAACTCTTCGATATATCTCTTGCTGAAAGTACCCCTAATCCCATTGATAACGAGTAAGCCCAAATAATTTGATCGGGGTAGTTGTTGAACCATACCACATAGTCCCGGCAACTACAAAAGCTGCAAAAAAGACACGGTTAAAATgcaaaatattacaattatcaTTTGCCTCATTCactaaaaaaatctcatttccAGCAACTTCAAGTAATCAACATATCAATTGTTACTCGTAACTGaactatatatatcatattgCAGAGCTTCTCATTTCACCCAAAAAATGCCTCATTATCGACATCTATTATCTCTCATATCAAGTAACCAACTTATTCATTGTTATCTGCAACCGGACTATGTATCATATTACAAACATTCTCATTCACTCAAAAATCTCCTCTTTATCAACCTCTTACCATCTCCACTTCAATCAACCAATATAACTTTTAGTTCCACAATCATCTTATCATATTATAGACTTTCTTACTTCAGTCAACCAACACCAATCAGATTAACATTTTGAGCACATTTGAACACACTcatcttattatataataatataatagactttctcacttcggtcaaccaacaTATTATTTGTTCCCTAATTGATCTATCATTCCGATCATTTTGCACTccttcatataaaattttataattattcaaacttGAAACTAGTGAGATTCGAACtactgattttttttattataaattataaacatttaatCATTACATTACTACCTGGCAAGTTTCGAATTATAAacattaacaattaaaaataaatcattacactcatattaaaaaagatatttttCATACTCAATAATTTCTACTTTCacctcatattttttaatataaagagaaacaaataattaaataaattaattcatttttatataaatatattatgaattaagttttaaataagttgttatatacctttaatatataattatataaatataaaattattaataaaaataaaattatttatctatatatataattatatattaaaaagtaatattaagtaaaattaaaaagaaaatattttacattcttaattaatacaccttcattaattttttaaatatatatatatattttattaaattaaagaaaataattttttttaaaattggcaTACCCATTAACTTACGATtgagtttatatttaaattaattaacccGGTTAATTTtgtctaataaaaatataaaaaac
This is a stretch of genomic DNA from Impatiens glandulifera chromosome 4, dImpGla2.1, whole genome shotgun sequence. It encodes these proteins:
- the LOC124934819 gene encoding agamous-like MADS-box protein AGL62; protein product: MVRISKGRKKITMTKMQNESNLQVTFSKRRTGLFKKSSELTTLCAAEMLVIVFSPGKKVYSFGHPSVEELVDRFMGTHGLSSGLSHETQQLVEAHRMSNIRDMNTRLMEVQEQLEVEKRRGEAVTRALQHGREHRWWEGSIEKMTYLQLEQLKGSLENVKAMVAQNISEVSNPLHLLAATSGPPSYL
- the LOC124934817 gene encoding F-box protein CPR1-like — protein: MASFFPDEILENVLCRLPVKSLLRLRCVSKSWLSLISSPRFVKLHLNRSVQTKSNLSLFLITGHEFFRWNLYSLDHDLQPPEVINHPIDGHPFRYRWYTIGSCHGLICLSNSIDDTVYLWNLSTKKSIKLPYANPSSSCYDRSYGFGYDNTNDDYRVVRTVLGRDAQGDIINYEINVYSLRSNSWHMSEKFHHCPNFESKNVMACGALHWISGNIEEEEKSWIVAFNLGTEKYRVIPLPKYSGPHYIICLNNFEEYLSLSCHYYSNVVDVWLLNEYGGKNEYWSKLISLPAAEPQTDSPNFQSVKPLAYSKSGKKVLLQMDYISLVWYNLEDESVEDIMLNDLGPFFDFYP